The Podospora bellae-mahoneyi strain CBS 112042 chromosome 7, whole genome shotgun sequence genomic sequence TGGGCTTCTTTGCTTCCCCCGGAGTCAAGGTTGTGAAGAAGGCGCTGGAGCAGCGAAATGCCAAGGCGGGGGTTGTGACTGATAAGAAGAGCGGGGATTTGAAGAGGACGGCGAGCACGGACAGTCTCAGCTCGAGCAGGGagccggtgatggggattTCGGCGgatatggaggaggagctggatgagaTGGTTAGGGaagtgaagagggaggttgaggttaggagggcgaggagtaGGGAGAATAGTTTGGTGAAGGAtatgaagaaggcgatgtAGGTGGGGGTTTGAAAGGGGGGAATATattgggggaaggaggagtgTGTAGATAGGAAAGGAGGACGGAGGTTGGTATATCCATTTTGTGTGATTTGTTGAAGCATGGCGATGGGACAGGGTCAATGGGTAGATTTTGTGCTTTGTCTATTCCTTTGCTGGCTACATGGTAAGGGGGGATTTTGCTGTTGAATATATGGGTTAGAAGAGACGTCAACTGAGTTATGAAGTATGTTCAAGAGTATTCTAGGTCTTTAAATGATCATTGAGTCCTTTGGCAGATGGGGAATGATAGTCACAAACCGCACACACTCGGTCGCTGGGCTGTTCTAGGTTTTTCGTGGACGATGTCGAGGAAGACAGCCCACAAGTCAGGCCACTGCCGTTGACACGATATAAACAACAAAAATCTCGACCACGTAATCTAGATCTTTGTTGGGTAGAGAGAGATTTCCATCGATCACTGGAAACTTTCCAGAGCACATCAGATAAAAAAATGACCCTGGTAAAAAATGTTTTTGCATTACGTTTCGCACATGACTATCGTAATACTGCATAATCTTTCGCAGcttctttcttccccctttcccccagcTGCCaaacccgccgccgccccctttccaacACCTACTCCCTTTCTTTCaagagaggggaaggagggaggtaGCTAACCAGAAAACAAGGTTTAAAAACTAAGTAATAAGTATAGGGTGCCGTTGTAAATAGCTTTCTCCCCCAACAAATGATGATGGTAATACAGACGATAAGAAAAAACCAGGCTTTGTGTGTAAAGTATGTGTATACTTCACGTCTTTGCTCGCCAACCGCCAGAAGATAATCCCTTTCGCCCCGACTCTCATAATGGCATTTGGtaatccaaaaaaaaaaagcaaacaagacaaaaaaacGACGGGGTATCTCCGATTGTTCGTTGTTGTTCAAAAACGCCCGCCCGGTCTTCTCTTGGCTCTTCCACCTGTGCTATAGCACGAGGATGTACATGATAAACAAATGATAGTAACGACACGTTTGAAAAGAGATAAGAAGCGAAATCTTGAACAAGAAAATTCGTTGGCtgcgaaaaaaaaaaaggaaatggGCTGCCAAAAAGGCATCTCATTAATCCGTCAAgataaagaaagaaaaaacccAATGCTCTATTTTGAGGTTGCAACGTCAAAAAAGAAACCGTCAGGCATTAAGTGTTTGTGCTGTCGTCGAAGCTGTCGTAGAAATTCGTTCCGGTAGATGTTTGTATATGTACTGAGATGGGCCTAGAAAAATGCCCAAATCGTTGTGACCGTGTGTTTGGTCGAGGTTGGTCCAATCCAGGTGAGTGGATGGATGTACAGCGCACGTGCGAATGTATGTGGTAGGTTTGTAAAGATTGTGTAGTGGTTGGGGCCCTGGGTTGGGCATAGTGATATTTGTGTATGATTGTGAGTGAGTGATTAATGTGATGAGTTTCTATGGCGAGTTTTGTCCCCATCCTTGCtgaacaccaacaacggccagggcgatgatggcgccGATGATGAGAAGACCGACAATCGACATGATCCGGTTCAggttcctccaccaccgcacaGCTTCAAATCTCCTCTCGTCTCCAGCTTGGGGCTGGTAACGGTATTCGGGCTGCTTCTCTCCCTTTTCGAGAGAGTACCGCTGGGGCAGTGGCAGGAGAGCTCCGGCCATCCAGGCGAATGGGAAGATGAAGCCAATGATGAAGAGCACCACCTGAATGTTCCGCTTGCCCATCAAACTGGTATCGGCCGACCAGTTGATGCTGGGTGGGTCCCACATGCTGTAGCGGCTGGCGCGTCGATCCTGACGAAGATGTGGGGACCAGATGCTGGATGTCTTCTGGCGCAATGTTCTGAATACGTTATAGTCTTGGGCAGGTGCTTGTGAGATACCCATCTCCGATTGTCCGAAAAAGGGATGGTCGCCGGGGACTTCTCTCGCGCGTTTCCTGGGGCTGTAGATATTAGGTGGGAACTGCTCGTCGGTGGGTGAATCCCCGTCGTTGTAGAATCTTGAGCTGCCCGGCCTGCTACCGCTTTCCGAGATAGACATGAAAGAAGGAGACCTTCCAAGCCAGCGTCTTTCGCCCGATCCATAGTAGACCTTGGCCCAGGCGGGAACCTCGGAAGTGAAGCTATTTCCACGAGAACGGGAGCTACCGCTGGAGTGAAGGCCTCTGCTGGAactgttggtggtggtaaagTAACTCGAGAGTGCTGCCCTGGAGGGTCTGTGCTCCAGGTCCGCAATTCCATCTCCGTGCTCGTCCTGATCACGCACCATACGGATCTGTGGACTCGCTCTTGACAAGCTCGGCTGCGGTCGGTGAAGAGAATCGCTCCCTGAGCTGGTATTGGCGCCTTCTTCCAGTTGGCCAGCGATGGACGAAGAGACACTGGGCATCTGACGGCTGTGCATGGAGCTGACCCATCCGGCGCTACTGCGACGACGGTGATGGCCGCCGGAGGACTCGGATAATGGCGAAACAGATCGGGTAGGCATTGGGCTGCTTTCAACTTCGCTTTCAGACTGGACGGTGGAGAGCTGTGAACTCCATTGATGAGGAGTCGCGGTAATCATCGAGACCGATGGTCCTTGTGTGTTGGAACTCTCAGGCCTGGAGGAGGATCCTGTGGTTGGTGACGCCAACCATGAGGGTAGCTGCGAAGGACTGCTCGATTCACCTCCACGCGCGGCCCGAGGGGACAGCAGCCCAAGGTTGACGGTAACTGGAGGcaccaacaacgccggcTCCGGCTTGCCAATAACAGAACCGACGCTCTTCAAGGAGTGGACAGAATTAGTGCGCGAGCGAAGGTTCTCACGAGACCGTTGCTTGTAGTATCCAAAGTTTTCGTacgacttcttcttcactGGCCTGAGCGGCGCGACTCGCAAGCTCTCCTGGGAATAGCTTGGACGAGGCTTCTTGGCTACGACGATGACAGATCCGGATGGCGACGGTGACGCCTCGCCATGGACGACGTAGTTATCGTTCTCCCCTGTTGACGACGAGGCTGAGGATGCCAATGGGCTGTTCTTGAAAGCAGGGGCCGGGGAAGCTTCACCCAAGACCTCCCAGTTGGAGGTGCCGGGTCGGTTGAAAAGGAGACTGTCGTTGGACTCTTGAGCAGGCGATGAGCTGGGACCGTAGACCTTGTAGTTCGTGCTCACGGAGACAGTATCGATGCTTTGGTCGGACACAGCAGACGTAAAAGACGTCTTCGACACGATCGTCTTGGGCGGCTTGGTGGGTgtcacctcttcctccttgccaGTAGGGTCTTCAATCAGTGGGGAGAGAGGTCTGTCGGAGGGCAGCGAGTCTGCTAGAGGctccttgatggcggggggCTCGGGCGTCTGGGCTACCTTTCGCAGGCCACCGACCATGCGGTAGTTCCAAGGGGACGAAGAGGATGCAGGATTAGGATCTTCAGCTAAGTGTATGGTTGAAGAGCCCGGAGATGAGAGTGCAGGAGAGGGCGGCTCAGATGGTGTGTGATCCGGGATGAAGGTGCTTACACCCGTCATGGGGGTCTCTGAGCGACTCTCGGCCCAAGAGAGGATCGAAGGCCGTTCATGCGTGCTCGATCTGGACGCATATGACAGGGTAGGGGAAATAAGGCTGTCGCGTGCTGGGAGCGGACTGGGCGTGACAGAGGACTCTGCTTCTGGGTCATTGCGGACAAGGGTAAAGGTCTTGTcagggttggtgatgatgatggtgcgtCGTCTGGAAGGGGCCCTTGACGAGGACCTGGACCTGGTGGTAGTTTGGGACGACCCAGCTGGGGATGGCGACTCGCTTACGCGGGAAGATCGAGTCGATGTAGGATATGTCGTGATGTTGGGCGAATCTTCAGACGCTTGGCCCACCCCCGAGGGGCTGACCAAGGGTTTCATGCCTGAAACCCTTTcactcctccctcgctcCAATGGGGCACCCGCATTTGTCACCTCTGCAAGCccgctgctcctgctcctcgagTGTCCAACAAGTCGGATGGTCTGATCGCTGCTTCGGTTGGAATTGCGGCTTGGTGCATTTTCGCGCAGTGAGAGCTGGCTTGGCGCGCGCTCATCGCCATCGATTCTCGGCGGCGTATATGGGACGAGACGGATACCGGACTTGGTGGCGCTCTCTGATTTTGATCGCTCATGGAGCGGTGTTGATGGCGGGCCATGTCGGCTGTCGGGCGCCGACATGGCTCCGGAATGTTGGGTGAGACGGCCGGCGTGCGGGGCCGGGAGGCTCTCGATCCGTCGGGTCCGATTGTAAATTCAGAAAGTGGACAGTCAGATCTCCATAACCGTTTCATACGCACAGTCCGGAATGGAAGGAggccaaaaagaagaagaaaaaaaatcagACGTCGTCGCGAAAACGTGGTCGAGTGGCGTGTTTCTTTTGAAGATGAAGGGTACCTTGTCTTGAGATTCTGTTCGCGCGTGAGTGACGTACGCTGGGTTCCTGGTCGTGATGCGTTCAGGGAGTATACTGGGAAAAATGATTCAGCTCAGCAAGGCAGGTGATCGGGCAGGCGGGCGAAGGCGATGGAGCCTGTGTCGGTGCGATAAAAATTAAATGTCAAAGTTGCAAAAAGAGTGCGTTGAAGAGAATCGAAGAAGAAACGACTGGCTAAGGTTGGATTCAAaagagggtgggtggtggtaggtagAATATTCAGGCCGGAAGCTTAGAGCATTGTGAAGTAGTGGTGGGATGGCGAGACAGCGGCGTCTGGTCAGAAAAGCGTGAAGCACCGGGATCCAATAGGTGCAATGCTATCCCGAAGAGTTGAAGGCGGGAGTATGCGACCCAAAAGAAGGACGGCCGGACAAGGCGGCTACGGCTACGGctgctctctctcctccacgCGACACAAGAGGTCGCCACTGGccgtgggggtgggtggtgagaggttcgtgggtgagggggaaaaaaggatGGAACGGGAGTTGGCCGGAATGGAGGGTACTCCCAAGATGAAAGAGAGTGTGTGTTGCGGAGTCgcggaggtggatggtggtcGCAATTAGAGATTGGATGATACGGAGTACTGaggagacaaaaaaaaagctcAGTATGCCGCCGATTGGTTCGCTGGCCAGCGTCTGTTTTGCTATGCAGCATTCAGGAGCTGCCATCTCAACGAACAGCGGACGAGAACCAGAAATGCCCAAGACAGTGGGCGACACCGCTTGACCGCTGGAAAGTTTCCAGAACAAGGCTGAGAGTTTAATTTCGCGTACCCACTCTCTGCAGCGCTGTGATAGGGTGAAAGCCATCGCTACCGGTCGCTAACTGTCCCAATTCGACCTAGCCAGCGTCCGTCCGGCCTGGGGTTTCTTCCATTCTGGGGTCAACGGGGCTGTGTCACGCAACATCGAGGCTAGCGTTTCGACGTCTTGatcttcaacctcgccaaaACGAGCTTCGTTGAAACTTTGGCTTGGTCGGGAGGAACGATGATGCTCTCCCACCGACACTTCTGGGCCGGTGATGTTGCAACCAAGCTCGGGGCGGCCGGCGAGTGGTGCCAACTCTCCGCTCTGTCCTCTGCAGCCATGTCCCCTGCATCATTCCTCGCCTGTTGTCatcaaaacatcaacaagatgATGGCCGTCGATGGTGTTTGATAGTTGACACAATGGCTGCACCTGTGCCCAAGAACATTCGCTGCAATTGCTCTGTGGCGCCGGCGAGTGCCACGGCAACACAGGCCGAATCCCTTCACTGACACCTGCAACACTGCAGCATCTGCAGTTTGTCACATTGCCTACTGCGGGCAGAATGGAGCCTGGGATACGTGTTCGACGGTGGTGAGCGACTGTGGAAAGCACAGATGCAATCGAGATGCGGCTGTCGGGCTCGGCAGGGGACGCGCCTACTACTGTGGATGTGTTAATTAAACTGTTATGCAAAACAGACGAGCGCGTACCTGATTCGCGTCTAGTTCGCGTTCAATTTGTGCATTTATGCCGACTACGGCCTTTCATAAAGCTTTACAATGAGCAGCTCAATGCTTCAGAAGTtacaaacaaaaaaagataGAAAGTGATGTGAAAGAATAGTCAGACTTGCCATGCACAATCTAAGCATTGTTCCGAGGACACAATTAAAGCTAATGCAATAACATGTCGGCTTAAACAAACGGAATGCAACGTAGAAAAAGGCAGCTTCACAAAATTCCGGTAGTCCCGCAACTGTGTCAAGCTTTGAGTATAGCACAactccaaccaacaacaaactccCCGCCTTCCTGGTCCTGGGAGGAAGTATCGTGGGCAAATCCCAGATGCAACGTCGAATGAAGACTTCTAAaaataagaagaagaaggcggttgTTGATCGATCGGGACACACACGGaacccaccacacccacgCGACGATTCGGTGGAGCAAAAAACGCGAGCATCTTCCTTCCCGTCCGTCTGGGAAAGTTTGACAGAAACCCAAGAGTTTGCTTGGCGATTGACGATTCTTGAAACGGGACCCGATTCGGCAGCCCATCGTCTCACAAGCATTGATCAACAGCCGCAGCCGCGCGCTTTCTCCTGACGAGCGTCTAAGCAGGAGGCGCACTCTCACAGCTCACAGCCTGACGTTACTACTCAAACAGTCAGCAGGGCAGGCTTGTATAATCACAAAATCAAGATGCCAGCTCTTGGAGAAGTACTCAAAAAGTTCAACCCCTGGCACAAGGGTACttaccaccccccccctcccccccaacccatctcACGTCACACAAGATATCTGACACCGTCTCACAGAGGAAGAgcccctaccaccacccttcaCAGCTTCGACAGCCTACCTGCTGTTGGCCCTCTACGCCCTCATCTACTTCATCCCCTTttacctctcccccaccacccggcCATCgcccaccctctcccgcgATGCCCCCTCGGTGATCCGAGCCCGGATCCGTTCCGTCTCACTGTCCTGTACCATCTGCAcactcaccacctccctaaTCCTCTCCCGCTATGCCTCCCTCTCACCATCAGCAATCTTCCATCTCCTAGGAGTCTACCCACTAGCCCTGATCCCAGCAGTCAAAATCCTCTTTTTgaccgccctcctcttcctgggCCCCTTGTACAGCTACTTCATAGTCGAAAAAGGCTACAAACAATGGTTTACCCTTCTCCCACTGCGAGAAACCCTAACAGAATGGACCGACTACCGTAATTACATCGCTGTACGTCTCCCCCCCcattctcccaccccccccccctttaaatattaacaAAAGTTCCAGGGCCCAATAACAGAAGAAATCCTCttccgctcctcctccctccccctcctcctcctctcccaggCCCCCCTATCCagcaccctcttcctctcccccctcatcttcggcctctcccacatccaccacTTTTACGAATTCCgcctcacccaccccgccGTCCCCGTCTCTGCTTCCCTTTTGCGGTCCGTATTCCAATTAGGgtacaccaccctcttcggcTCCTACGCCAACTTCCTCTACCTCCGCaccggcagcctcctcggcgtctGCGCCGTCCACGCCCTCTGCAACTGCATGGGCCTCCCCCAGGTCTGGGGACGGGTCACAGACGAGAACGGGGACAAGAAGATCAACCGGCTCTGGACGGTGGGGTACTATGTCTTGCTGGTGGCGGGGGCGTGGTCGTGGTACAGGAATCTGTGGGGGTTGAGCGAGAGTGTTGAGacggggttggttggggttgatcaGTGGTGATATGTTTTCAAAAAGAGAACCAAAAAAGCATGttggggctgggttgggggttgggtgaaTGATGGCTGTTGGAAATCATGTTGTTGGTCAGGTGTTAAgtaggtggtggaggatttaTATCAATTTAATAGCATCAGATATGTAACCAAAATCACTGTTGAACACATTCACGGACGTTTTACATGGTCAATATCGCATTACACCACTCCTCATCGTCCCCACCCCGCCTATTCTTGACATACATTATATAACTCATACCCATTCCAAACCCGCCTcgcccctcatcatccctcacGCCCAACCGAACACAAGAGCCCCAGCTCCCAGTCAGCCACGGTCTCATCATGCATCTTTGTTTGCTTGCGTCTGCCTGTGTCAACTTTCACAGCCCGCCCTCCAAAATAATACGCCCAGTCATGCAACGCATACGCGCGTTCGTACTTGCAagtgagaaagagagagagagagatagagagagagagagagagagagagagagaagagagagaacaTGATGTTATGCAGGTTGTACGCCGTTtacaaaaaccaaaaacctTGTCCGTCCCCCcgccctgcctgcctgcctgcctgcccgCCCGCCTTGCCTTTGCCAAAACACACTTTCTATGCTTGTTTTTgaaatgaaaagaaaaatagaTCATCCACTAAAATGGCTAAAGGCTAAAAAAGGGGGTCCCGAGAACGCGAAAACGTCATGTacaggaaagaaaagaaaaacaacaagtCTCGATTCTTACGCCTTCCGCCGAGATCAGGACCAGGAGGGAGGTTCGGGTCGGATGGCGAAAGAATTATGCTTTGGAAGGGGCCGCCGCCAGAGGTGCGTTGTGAATACTCGAGTTAGCCCTTTGTTGATTCATGAGTGCTCATGAGTTGGCAGCGTCCCTGTTGCTCTTGGCGCTGGCGCTCATGTTGGTGGTAGGAAGGGACAGAGCCTCCTGAGCCTTTTGGCGAACCTTGGCCCAGGCAAAGACAAGACCACTGACGAAACCCAGGAAGATGGCAGTAACACTGCCGAAGGTGACGGGAGCATCGAAGAAAATGAGACCGCTGACGGCGATGGGGAGCTTGTTGAGGGCGCCGACCATGGAgtaggttgttgaggaggtgataCGAATGCACCAGGACGAACAGTacgagatgaagatggcggccaAACCGGAGTACACCATTCCAATCATGAGCTTGTTCTTGGTCTCCTCGGGGAAGTTGCGGGCAAGGTTCTCAGACGACCAATCCTCAAACAGCAGGGAGAAGACAACCAAGACGGGGATGGTaaggaggttgttgtagAACATGGCTATTGGGTGTCAGTCTACTGAACTTTGATCGTCGTAGTCTCGCCAGAAACTTACTG encodes the following:
- a CDS encoding hypothetical protein (EggNog:ENOG503NWJV; COG:S), with the translated sequence MSAPDSRHGPPSTPLHERSKSESATKSGIRLVPYTPPRIDGDERAPSQLSLRENAPSRNSNRSSDQTIRLVGHSRSRSSGLAEVTNAGAPLERGRSERVSGMKPLVSPSGVGQASEDSPNITTYPTSTRSSRVSESPSPAGSSQTTTRSRSSSRAPSRRRTIIITNPDKTFTLVRNDPEAESSVTPSPLPARDSLISPTLSYASRSSTHERPSILSWAESRSETPMTGVSTFIPDHTPSEPPSPALSSPGSSTIHLAEDPNPASSSSPWNYRMVGGLRKVAQTPEPPAIKEPLADSLPSDRPLSPLIEDPTGKEEEVTPTKPPKTIVSKTSFTSAVSDQSIDTVSVSTNYKVYGPSSSPAQESNDSLLFNRPGTSNWEVLGEASPAPAFKNSPLASSASSSTGENDNYVVHGEASPSPSGSVIVVAKKPRPSYSQESLRVAPLRPVKKKSYENFGYYKQRSRENLRSRTNSVHSLKSVGSVIGKPEPALLVPPVTVNLGLLSPRAARGGESSSPSQLPSWLASPTTGSSSRPESSNTQGPSVSMITATPHQWSSQLSTVQSESEVESSPMPTRSVSPLSESSGGHHRRRSSAGWVSSMHSRQMPSVSSSIAGQLEEGANTSSGSDSLHRPQPSLSRASPQIRMVRDQDEHGDGIADLEHRPSRAALSSYFTTTNSSSRGLHSSGSSRSRGNSFTSEVPAWAKVYYGSGERRWLGRSPSFMSISESGSRPGSSRFYNDGDSPTDEQFPPNIYSPRKRAREVPGDHPFFGQSEMGISQAPAQDYNVFRTLRQKTSSIWSPHLRQDRRASRYSMWDPPSINWSADTSLMGKRNIQVVLFIIGFIFPFAWMAGALLPLPQRYSLEKGEKQPEYRYQPQAGDERRFEAVRWWRNLNRIMSIVGLLIIGAIIALAVVGVQQGWGQNSP
- the RCE1 gene encoding CAAX prenyl protease (MEROPS:MER0004246; EggNog:ENOG503NXUB; BUSCO:EOG09263IMF; COG:O), producing the protein MPALGEVLKKFNPWHKEEEPLPPPFTASTAYLLLALYALIYFIPFYLSPTTRPSPTLSRDAPSVIRARIRSVSLSCTICTLTTSLILSRYASLSPSAIFHLLGVYPLALIPAVKILFLTALLFLGPLYSYFIVEKGYKQWFTLLPLRETLTEWTDYRNYIAGPITEEILFRSSSLPLLLLSQAPLSSTLFLSPLIFGLSHIHHFYEFRLTHPAVPVSASLLRSVFQLGYTTLFGSYANFLYLRTGSLLGVCAVHALCNCMGLPQVWGRVTDENGDKKINRLWTVGYYVLLVAGAWSWYRNLWGLSESVETGLVGVDQW